GTTTTCCAGACCGGATCCGGCCAGCAGCTCATTGCCCTTGTCCACATAGGCTTTGTGGTGTTTATCGTGGTGGAATTCCAGCGTTTCACTCGACATAAAGGGTTGGAGTGAATCATACGCATAGGGAAGTTCGGGAAGGATGAGAGCCATGCTATTCTCCTGATCGCAATTATGGTTATAATCTCTTGCGGTATTAGACCGCTGACCAAGATACATCGCTGACGGGTTTTGACAACAGTGAAAACAAGTAAAGATTCATTAGGGTATGCAGGCGATCTGGTCCGGGATCAGGATCCGGACCGTTTTATGATAACCCTGTTTTTTGACGGTGATGTCCGTGCCGATTTGTGGACGCTGTATGCCTTTCACCATGAAATCGCCAAAACGCGTGAAGTGGTTACCGACACGCATATCGGTCTGATCCGTCTGCAATGGTGGCGTGACGCGATTGCGGCGATGTATGATGGCGGCGACGTGCCGCATCATCCGATTACCGAACCACTGGCCGATATGATTAAACGGCGCGGGTTGAACCGCGAATGGTTTGATGCGGTGATCTACGCCCGCGAATTTGATCTGGAAGATGTTCTGCCCGGCAATTTACCTGGCTTGATCAATTACGCCGATTTCACACAAACGCCGTTGATGCGTCTGGCGTTACAAATTACCGGCGATGATGTCGATGCACCCGATGTCGCGCCGATTGCGATTGGGTGGGCGTTGTCCGGTTTGATCCGCGCCGTTCCATTTCATGCGGGGCAATCGCGGTGTTTCATGCCGGGGGATTTAATGAACCGGGCGGGGTTATCGACCGATGCGCTGTATGCCGGGCGCGATTTGGATAAACTGTCCGCAATTGTTGCGACCGTGCGGGATCAGGCCCAAAGCATGATCCAAAACCTGTCGGGGAGCAGCCGTCTGGCGCGCCTGTATCATGCCATGGCATCGTTCGATCTGGCTCGTGTGGCCAAGGCACAGGACAATGTTTTTAGGGCAAAACTGGCCCATCGCGGCCCATTTTTCCCGCTTTTACTCTGGCGCGCGGCTCGAAAGTAACATTTTGGAAAGACCCCGGCCTGTATAATAAAGACGGGTCAAAAAAAGGGGTTTCTGATGGCTTTACCGCCGATTATTTCGAACTTGCCGATCTTCAAGTTCTTCCGTTCGGAAGCGCCGACGCAGGCGCCGCAACAAACACAAACCGCAAAATCCGGTGGCGGGGCGTTGCCGCGCGACGTGGTCGAAGTGTCAGAGGCTGCGCTGGATAAACTGAGCCAGTCACAAGACAAAATCCGCAACGAAGCGCAGGCGCGTGATACGGCGGAAGATGTCCGGGATGACCTGGCCGAGAATGACGATGTATCCCTCGGCCTGGATGAAGAGCGTCTGAGCGCTTAGACTTTAAATCCTATAACGGATTATTTGTTGTGCTGGGCGCCGTCGGGCCCAGAATGTGCATCTGCTCGATGGCTTCCTGACGCAAGGCCGGGTCGCTTGGCAGGTTGTCCGCCGCCGGCGCAGGCATCGGTGCTGGCATCGGTGCTGGGGCTGGTGCGGGGTTTGCCGACGATGTTGCCGCCTTTGCGTTATCTTCAATTTTTTCCATCGCATCAGCGTCCGGCTTCAAAACAATCGGCGGTGGGTTATGCGGATCGGTTGGTCGCACGGGTTCCGGCACACGCGGCGCATCTGCGACAGACGCCGGTCCTTCAGCCGGGGCGGTGGTTTCCGTGGCAGATTCCGGTGCCGGTACCACATCTGCCGCTTGTTCAGGTGCAGGTGCGGCAGGTGTTTCAGAAACCGTCGGGGCCGCAGGGGCATCATTTGTCTGGCCTAGGGCCGGAGCGGCGATGGCCTCGGGTTTTGTTTCCGCTTGCGTCTCAGCCTGTGTTTCGGGTGCGGTTGTTGTGTTTGTCGCGGGGGCGTTCAATGCGTCTTCCGCGCTGACTTCGGTGGGAGCTGTGGCTTGTGTCGCGTCCTGTGCCGGAGGCGTTGGCGTTTCGGCTATTGCGCCAACGTTCAGTTCAGCCGCAGGGGCCCCTGCGGCGGTTTTGCGTGCAACGGCGGCGTCCTTGCGATCTTGCTGTACGGCGCGGTGATCTGCAAGATGATCGCGATGTTCCGCCTGAATCCGCTTCATGGCATTGCGTTTGCCATACGGACCGGTTTGTTCCATCTCAACAAAAATTCCAGTATTGGCGAGGAAAAAATCACGATAATCCGCTCGCTGTGTTTCAATACGCGGGCGCCATGCCGCGACCAGATCATCGGCATTACCGTTCATCCGCGTGCGGGTTTGTGCCATGGTCAGGGCCTCTGTCGTCCACGGGCGGCCGCGTTCCGGAATGGAATTGGCGTTGCGGATAAAGGTGCCTTCGCCTTCGCGCAGAATGATGCGGCCACGATTTGTTTCAATCGTCAGTTCGCCTTTCGGCACGTAGACACCGTACAGGTCGTCGACCATGCCGGCCCAGACATCGGTGCCGCGAACGTTGATTTTACCGTATCCGGTGACCAGCGTGACATCCGGTCGTTCGGCATCCGCAACCTGTCCCGGTTGGAAATGAAATGGGCCGATAGGAAAGCGGAAGCGGGCGAAGCTTTGTTTTGAATCCAGATCGTTGAAATTGAAATTATCAATGCCCATTTCAGCTTCGGCACCAATCGCGGTGCGGCTGCCGTCGATGAAGGCGATCATGGCGCGGCTGTCTTTGCCCGTGGCGATGACATCGTGAATTGCAACCGGGGCGCCAACGGTTAATTGTTCCGCCGCTGCGCCCGCACCGCCGCGCAGAATCATGGCCGATCCATCAATCGCTACAACTGTGCCGATGGATGGCAGGGTGCGCGCGTCTTCCTCGCTCGCGGCGGCGGCGGGGGCAGACGTTGCGTTCTGCGCCATCGCAGGCAAAGCGAGAACCGTCAAGGCCATGGCCGAGGTGACAACGCTGCTGAGAAGGATGTGGCGATAGTGGTTCATTATAAAACTCTTTCAATGGATGCGGGTGGTCCGATTCTCCAGACCATCACAGTGTTAGGCTGGATTTTGGCGGATTTGCGGCCCGATCTCAATGAAATCGGGCCGTTTTTATGGGGTTTTCCGCAATATTGGTGACTTTATCAGTGTAATTTCGGGAAATGCCCGTCTTTGAGGAAGGACAGGATGCCACGGCGGGCAGCCGGATTATTCATGATAAAGGCATGGGCGGCCGGGACGGTCATGTGATCGGCCATGCCGGGCAGTTTTGTGCTTTCGACCGTAACCAGACCGTCATTGGGTCCGACAGATGCCGGACCGAACATCGACATCACCGCGCTGGTTCCTGCGATCACGCCCAATTCAAAATCAACCGGATGATCGCCATAGGGTGCGCGGGATTCCGTCGTCAACTCCTGTCCAGCCGGGCCGAAGAAGGCTTTGTAGAACCAGATGTCTTTCAAAAGATCGGCCACCTCGCTGCCTTTATTCGGCGGCCCCATCATCACCACGCGGCCCAGATTGGGCGGACGGTGCCGTTCGATATAGGCGCGGGCAACCAACCCACCCATGGAATGGGTGACGAAATGAATTTGATCAAACGCATTAAACGCATCGTGGTGGACCAGTTTTTTATGAATTTCCCCCGTTAACCGATCAATCGTCTTGTCGGTGGATGGATAAGACAGATTCAAAACGGCATAGCCGGAATCTTCCATAAATTCGGCCAGCCCCGACATGATAATACGGGGCTGGGCGATGCCATGCATCAGGACGACGAGTTGTTTTTCAGTATTGACGGTCATTTTTTCTGCGGTTCGGTGATGTCCAAAACGCGATGGTCGCCCGTTGCGGGATCAAATACAACAATACGGTGGTTGTTGGTGTCGGCAATCCACAATTTCCCGTCAATCGCTGCAACATCGCCCGGTTCGTTCAGGGGCAGGCCCTTCAAATCCATCGTCGTCAGCTGACCGTTTTGCAGATCATAGGTGCGCAGAGTGTTGTTATAAGTGTCGGCCAGAACAATCTGATTGTTCAGTGTTGTTAAACCCTGTGCGTGTTGCAGGCGGGCATCCGGATACATCCCATCAACCAAGCCAAAATCAAACAGCCCGGTTCCAACCAGTGTTTGGACATTGTTATTTTCCACCCGACGCAGGGCCGAACTTTCCGCGTCAACGAAATACAGGGCAGAGCCAATGTTTTTCAATCCGCTCGGTTGTGCCAGGGTGGCCTCCAAAGCCGGGCCGTCGCCGACGGCTTCGGCGCCGCTGCCCACCATGACCTGCATTGTGCGGGCGGTGGGGGCATAGCGCCAAAGTTGATGTACGCCGGCCATGGCAATGGCCACCGAGCCATCGGGCAGGGCTTCGACATCCCATGGCGAGGCCAGTTCGGTTGTCATCGCTTTCTGTGCCTTGAATGGTGGGGCAAATGTGCGCTTGCCGTTACCGGACAATGTCATGACCGATCCGCTATCCAGATTGGCGACACGCAACATATGGTTATCGGTATCAGCGATATACAAATTGCGGCCAATTAAAACCATGCCACGCGGATGGTTGAATTTAGCCATCACGAATGATCCATCCTGATGGCCGAGTTCGCCAGACCCGATGGTCATTTTAACGGCCCCCGTGCGATCCAGGACCAGAATGCGGTTGTGCCCGGAATCGGCAACAAAAATGAAGTCGCCTGCATCTTCAATCCGGGCCGGGAAAGACAGAGTGGATGTTTTTGTACGGGCCGGAACCAATGTGGAAATATCTGTAAAGGGTGGTGTGATGCTGGCTGTAGTGGCGGATATTGCGGCGTCAATCGCCGTGCGGTGGCCTTCACCAGACCAGCGGGCGGCTTCGCGCCCGTCCGGACCAATCAAAACCTGTGTCGGCCATGCGCGGACGCCAAAACTTTTCCAAATGGCGTAATCGGAATCATTGATCACGGGATGGTTGAGGCCAAAGCGTTGTGCGGCGGCCAGAATGCGTTCGTTGCCTTTTTCGCCTTCGAATTTGGCCGAATGGACACCGATGACCAAAAGTTTTTCACCATATTTGCGTTCCAGAAAATCGAGATCGGGAACAATCTGCATGCAGTTGATGCAGCCATAGGTCCAGAAGTCGAGCAGGACGGCGCGGCCCTGTAAATCCTGCATCGTGACGGGGCGTGTGATGTTCAGCCATCCGCCCGCGCCGCCGGGCAGCAGGCGGTCATAGGTGGTGTCCTGTGCTTGCGCCGGAATGAGGGTGATGATTGATAAAAAGAGGGCAAGCAGGATCGTGCGCATTCTTCGCTCCATTGTAAAATAAACCTCAAATAAAACTCTATTGTGTCATTCCTGCGAAAGCGGGAATCCAGAGGGCCGGGACAGTATGACCCTCATGGCTCTGGATCCCGGGTCAAGCCCGGGATGACAGTGTGTTTTACGCAGCCTGACGCTGCTGCTGGGCCAGCCATTGATCCAGATCGCGCAGGGCGCGAGAGGTCAGAGCCCGTTTTTTATCTCCTCCACGCACCGGACGGCCACGGCCATCAGTTTCTTCCGCCGGGGGAAACAGGCCGAAATTCACGTTCATTGGCTGGAATGTTTCGGCATTCGCGCCGCCGGTGATGTGGCTGAGGATTGCGCCCATTGCCGTTGTTTGTGGCGGAGCGATCAGCGATTGGCCCAGCCGTTCGGCGGCGGCGAAGCGCCCGGCCATAATGCCGACGGATGCGCTTTCCACATATCCCTCACACCCCGTGATTTGCCCGGCGAAGCGCAAGCGCGGCATGGCCTTCATCCGCAATTGCCCGTCCAGCAATTTGGGTGAATTGATGAATGTGTTCCGGTGCAATCCGCCAAGGCGGGCGAACACGGCATCTTCCAATCCCGGAATCATTTTCAATACGCGCGTTTGTTCGGCGTATTTCATTTTGGTTTGGAACCCGACCATATTGTACAGCGTGCCGAGCGCGTTATCCTGCCGCAGCTGAACAACGGCGTAGGGGCGTTCATTCG
The window above is part of the Micavibrio aeruginosavorus ARL-13 genome. Proteins encoded here:
- a CDS encoding FecR domain-containing protein, with protein sequence MNHYRHILLSSVVTSAMALTVLALPAMAQNATSAPAAAASEEDARTLPSIGTVVAIDGSAMILRGGAGAAAEQLTVGAPVAIHDVIATGKDSRAMIAFIDGSRTAIGAEAEMGIDNFNFNDLDSKQSFARFRFPIGPFHFQPGQVADAERPDVTLVTGYGKINVRGTDVWAGMVDDLYGVYVPKGELTIETNRGRIILREGEGTFIRNANSIPERGRPWTTEALTMAQTRTRMNGNADDLVAAWRPRIETQRADYRDFFLANTGIFVEMEQTGPYGKRNAMKRIQAEHRDHLADHRAVQQDRKDAAVARKTAAGAPAAELNVGAIAETPTPPAQDATQATAPTEVSAEDALNAPATNTTTAPETQAETQAETKPEAIAAPALGQTNDAPAAPTVSETPAAPAPEQAADVVPAPESATETTAPAEGPASVADAPRVPEPVRPTDPHNPPPIVLKPDADAMEKIEDNAKAATSSANPAPAPAPMPAPMPAPAADNLPSDPALRQEAIEQMHILGPTAPSTTNNPL
- a CDS encoding thioredoxin-like domain-containing protein; amino-acid sequence: MRTILLALFLSIITLIPAQAQDTTYDRLLPGGAGGWLNITRPVTMQDLQGRAVLLDFWTYGCINCMQIVPDLDFLERKYGEKLLVIGVHSAKFEGEKGNERILAAAQRFGLNHPVINDSDYAIWKSFGVRAWPTQVLIGPDGREAARWSGEGHRTAIDAAISATTASITPPFTDISTLVPARTKTSTLSFPARIEDAGDFIFVADSGHNRILVLDRTGAVKMTIGSGELGHQDGSFVMAKFNHPRGMVLIGRNLYIADTDNHMLRVANLDSGSVMTLSGNGKRTFAPPFKAQKAMTTELASPWDVEALPDGSVAIAMAGVHQLWRYAPTARTMQVMVGSGAEAVGDGPALEATLAQPSGLKNIGSALYFVDAESSALRRVENNNVQTLVGTGLFDFGLVDGMYPDARLQHAQGLTTLNNQIVLADTYNNTLRTYDLQNGQLTTMDLKGLPLNEPGDVAAIDGKLWIADTNNHRIVVFDPATGDHRVLDITEPQKK
- a CDS encoding phytoene/squalene synthase family protein encodes the protein MKTSKDSLGYAGDLVRDQDPDRFMITLFFDGDVRADLWTLYAFHHEIAKTREVVTDTHIGLIRLQWWRDAIAAMYDGGDVPHHPITEPLADMIKRRGLNREWFDAVIYAREFDLEDVLPGNLPGLINYADFTQTPLMRLALQITGDDVDAPDVAPIAIGWALSGLIRAVPFHAGQSRCFMPGDLMNRAGLSTDALYAGRDLDKLSAIVATVRDQAQSMIQNLSGSSRLARLYHAMASFDLARVAKAQDNVFRAKLAHRGPFFPLLLWRAARK
- a CDS encoding lipase family protein, producing MTVNTEKQLVVLMHGIAQPRIIMSGLAEFMEDSGYAVLNLSYPSTDKTIDRLTGEIHKKLVHHDAFNAFDQIHFVTHSMGGLVARAYIERHRPPNLGRVVMMGPPNKGSEVADLLKDIWFYKAFFGPAGQELTTESRAPYGDHPVDFELGVIAGTSAVMSMFGPASVGPNDGLVTVESTKLPGMADHMTVPAAHAFIMNNPAARRGILSFLKDGHFPKLH